Proteins found in one Amycolatopsis aidingensis genomic segment:
- a CDS encoding MbtH family protein gives MTNPFDAEDEEYLVLVNHEDQHSLWPRWAEVPGGWTVAFGPAARQDCLDYVESHWTDITPRSRRE, from the coding sequence GTGACCAACCCCTTCGACGCCGAGGACGAGGAGTACCTCGTGCTGGTCAACCACGAGGACCAGCACTCGCTGTGGCCACGGTGGGCCGAGGTGCCCGGTGGCTGGACCGTCGCGTTCGGTCCCGCGGCCCGGCAGGACTGCCTGGACTACGTCGAAAGCCACTGGACCGACATCACCCCGAGGAGCAGGCGAGAGTGA
- a CDS encoding ATP-binding cassette domain-containing protein, translated as MNESTEPVPDAAVVISGLRKSFGGTVALDGIDLTMPAGQVFALLGPNGAGKTTTVRIITTLLRPDSGRVRVTGLDAIGQPDRVRRRIGLSGQYAAVDPKLTGLENLTLVAKLYGMRRAEAKTTARELLDRFRLGTVAHRLAGTYSGGMRRRLDLAGALVASPPVVVLDEPTTGLDPHSRLDTWDIVGELVADGTTVLLTTQYLEEADRLADRIAVIDHGRVIAEGTADQLKGRIAGQRLELVAADDRELARAHRLLTPLASAPVSLDRRARRLEIPVTEGPHALERASTLLNTNEVTVLDLGLRRATLDDVFLALTGDTTASPDGASEVNACVR; from the coding sequence GTGAACGAATCCACCGAGCCGGTACCGGATGCGGCCGTCGTGATATCCGGACTGCGCAAATCCTTCGGCGGCACCGTCGCGCTGGACGGCATCGACCTGACCATGCCGGCCGGGCAGGTGTTCGCCCTGCTCGGCCCGAACGGGGCCGGCAAGACCACCACGGTCCGGATCATCACCACCCTGCTGCGCCCGGACAGCGGTCGGGTAAGGGTCACCGGGCTCGACGCGATCGGCCAGCCGGACCGGGTACGTCGCCGGATCGGCCTTTCCGGGCAGTACGCCGCGGTGGACCCGAAACTCACCGGGCTGGAGAACCTGACGCTGGTGGCGAAGCTGTACGGGATGCGGCGGGCCGAGGCCAAGACGACCGCCCGCGAGCTGCTGGACCGCTTCCGCCTGGGTACCGTCGCCCACCGGCTGGCCGGTACCTATTCCGGCGGTATGCGGCGACGTCTCGACCTCGCGGGCGCGCTGGTGGCGTCCCCGCCGGTGGTCGTCCTCGACGAGCCGACCACGGGCCTCGACCCGCACAGCAGGCTGGACACCTGGGACATCGTCGGCGAGCTGGTCGCCGACGGCACCACCGTCCTGCTCACCACCCAGTACCTGGAGGAGGCCGACCGGCTCGCCGACCGGATCGCGGTGATCGATCACGGCAGGGTCATCGCCGAAGGGACAGCGGACCAGCTGAAGGGCCGCATTGCCGGGCAACGGCTCGAGCTGGTCGCGGCCGACGACAGGGAACTGGCCAGGGCACACCGCCTCCTCACCCCGCTCGCCTCGGCCCCGGTGTCGTTGGACCGCCGAGCAAGGCGGCTGGAGATTCCGGTCACCGAGGGACCACATGCCCTGGAGCGAGCCTCGACCCTGCTCAACACCAACGAGGTGACCGTGCTCGATCTCGGTCTGCGCCGGGCCACCCTGGACGATGTCTTCCTCGCCCTCACCGGCGACACCACCGCGAGCCCGGACGGGGCATCGGAGGTGAACGCGTGCGTTCGCTGA
- a CDS encoding ABC transporter permease, whose protein sequence is MRSLIRVVHDSGWLAWRNLLNIRRTPGSIFSGVLQPIMFVLLLGYVFGGSLGGDAYREYILAGIFVQTVTFNASFTTIGLANDLQRGIVDRFRALPIPRLAVILGRTTSDLTTSLISLLVISLCGLAIGWRIRGNLLDAVAGYLLVLLFAFAMSWVGAFIGLVARSVEVAQSLGLIWLFPATFISTAFVSVSAMPQPLATIAQWNPVSALAGAARELFGNPTPDTLPQPGGWPAENAVAYSLLSSGVLIAVFLTLSLLRYRRVATR, encoded by the coding sequence GTGCGTTCGCTGATCCGCGTGGTCCACGACAGCGGCTGGTTGGCCTGGCGGAACCTGCTCAACATCCGCCGCACCCCCGGCTCCATCTTCTCCGGGGTACTGCAGCCGATCATGTTCGTGCTGCTGCTCGGTTACGTCTTCGGCGGCAGCCTCGGCGGCGACGCCTACCGGGAGTACATCCTCGCCGGGATCTTCGTCCAGACCGTCACCTTCAACGCCTCGTTCACCACCATCGGGCTGGCCAACGACCTGCAACGCGGCATCGTCGACCGCTTCCGCGCGCTACCCATCCCGCGTCTGGCAGTCATCCTCGGCCGGACCACGTCCGACCTGACCACCAGCCTGATCAGCCTGCTGGTGATCAGCCTGTGCGGGCTGGCGATCGGTTGGCGCATCCGCGGCAACCTGCTGGACGCGGTCGCGGGTTACCTGCTGGTGCTGCTGTTCGCCTTCGCCATGTCCTGGGTCGGTGCGTTCATCGGCCTGGTCGCCCGCAGTGTGGAGGTGGCGCAAAGCCTCGGGCTGATCTGGCTGTTCCCGGCCACGTTCATCTCCACCGCGTTCGTGTCGGTGTCCGCGATGCCGCAACCCCTGGCCACGATCGCCCAGTGGAACCCGGTGAGCGCGCTCGCGGGCGCGGCGCGGGAGCTGTTCGGCAACCCCACCCCGGACACGCTGCCGCAACCCGGCGGCTGGCCCGCGGAGAACGCCGTCGCCTATTCGCTGCTCAGTTCGGGCGTGCTCATCGCCGTTTTCCTGACGCTGTCGCTGCTGCGCTACCGCAGGGTGGCGACCCGGTGA
- a CDS encoding DUF6286 domain-containing protein, with the protein MAAPCTAFAGTTPPLPWERALPRSPAWYWCRLRPHPAGRDRAPAGRVGRGADCRHRRVPVRNAPLTASRGGIGRGVSGVRVRLRRGRLSAIVRTDRTVPTGLNESVRAALERRLDQIAPATCPRISVRVRARRSSP; encoded by the coding sequence ATGGCCGCACCCTGCACGGCATTCGCTGGAACGACCCCGCCCTTGCCGTGGGAGCGGGCCTTGCCGCGCTCGCCGGCCTGGTACTGGTGCCGGCTGCGGCCTCACCCGGCAGGCCGAGACCGTGCTCCCGCTGGCCGTGTCGGACGAGGAGCCGACTGTCGGCACCGGCGTGTCCCGGTCCGGAATGCGCCGCTCACTGCGTCGCGCGGCGGCATCGGTCGAGGGGTCAGCGGCGTGCGGGTCCGCCTGCGGCGTGGCCGGCTCAGCGCGATCGTGCGGACCGACCGCACCGTCCCCACCGGACTGAACGAGTCGGTGCGCGCCGCCCTGGAGCGGCGGCTCGACCAGATCGCACCGGCCACCTGTCCGAGAATCTCGGTCCGGGTTCGTGCCCGAAGGAGCTCCCCATGA
- a CDS encoding Asp23/Gls24 family envelope stress response protein, which produces MNSAPLPATGSERPRDEAGERGVTTISDRAVEHIAARSVVEVDGVGGSAGRVLGVAVGSDEGDAKLTVHRNGDTVRLAVRLSLRYPVPIATTAEAVRGRLISRVA; this is translated from the coding sequence GTGAACAGCGCACCGCTCCCGGCAACCGGTAGCGAGCGACCGCGGGATGAGGCGGGCGAACGTGGCGTCACCACGATCTCCGATCGAGCCGTCGAGCACATCGCGGCCCGATCGGTGGTGGAGGTGGACGGTGTCGGTGGATCGGCGGGACGCGTGCTCGGCGTCGCGGTCGGCAGTGACGAGGGGGACGCCAAGCTGACGGTCCACCGCAATGGTGACACCGTGCGGCTCGCCGTCCGGCTTTCCCTCCGCTACCCGGTACCGATCGCGACCACTGCCGAAGCCGTGCGTGGGCGCCTGATTTCACGCGTTGCCTAG
- a CDS encoding helix-turn-helix domain-containing protein, whose protein sequence is MNTNTGPACPGGEFAVVSGDDAKAVEVRGPYSNIKDQVRALKELRGKLPSLATPEPPSIKRDRPRHARQLRAEQVEDLIAGYQAGATVYELGDRFVIERRTVSNILHRNGVQMRRRGLSPEQVDDAIHLYNLGWSLARIGDHLGVNHTTVLNKLRERGIPTRDTHGRPRVEAGGPR, encoded by the coding sequence GTGAACACGAACACCGGGCCAGCGTGCCCGGGCGGCGAGTTCGCGGTGGTCTCGGGCGACGATGCCAAGGCGGTGGAGGTTAGGGGACCTTACTCGAACATAAAAGACCAGGTCAGGGCGCTGAAAGAGCTCCGTGGGAAGCTTCCCAGCCTCGCTACACCCGAGCCGCCGTCGATCAAGCGCGACCGGCCCCGGCATGCCCGGCAACTCCGTGCCGAGCAAGTCGAGGACTTGATCGCGGGCTACCAGGCCGGTGCGACGGTGTACGAACTCGGTGACCGGTTCGTCATCGAACGGCGAACGGTCAGCAACATCCTCCACCGGAACGGCGTCCAGATGCGCCGCCGCGGCCTCTCCCCCGAGCAGGTCGACGACGCCATCCACCTCTACAACCTCGGCTGGTCACTGGCACGAATCGGCGACCACCTCGGCGTCAACCACACCACCGTGCTGAACAAACTGCGCGAACGCGGCATCCCCACCCGCGACACCCACGGACGTCCGCGCGTCGAAGCAGGTGGTCCTCGATGA
- a CDS encoding MATE family efflux transporter has translation MIMGVVVGLTFLFGCGNVLNLALRLGVPVWVAPLVAPAVDLSILGLLLGTRHLALAGASVEVLRPARRLLIFASVVTLALNVADPVVAGEYGKAAFDAVGPLLLIGWAEVDPGFLQAIGECSSSTATGGTVAEGQPEMLVREQPEAGLVGRETKREETAGHDRPRLTRQKRSPEELLELAREVDAEHRAAHQKPISADTLRVRLSIGATQARHLVKAVRSEFQARTDGDQKLGSVPRDAERVSAVAA, from the coding sequence GTGATCATGGGCGTCGTCGTCGGCCTCACCTTCCTCTTCGGCTGTGGCAACGTCCTCAACCTCGCCCTCCGGCTGGGAGTCCCGGTCTGGGTCGCACCGCTCGTCGCACCTGCCGTTGATCTGTCGATTCTTGGCCTGCTGCTGGGTACTCGGCACCTGGCGCTGGCGGGCGCTTCCGTGGAGGTATTGCGGCCGGCTCGTCGGCTCCTGATTTTCGCGAGTGTGGTCACGTTGGCGTTGAACGTGGCCGACCCGGTCGTCGCAGGTGAGTACGGAAAGGCGGCCTTCGACGCGGTGGGGCCGCTCCTCTTGATCGGTTGGGCCGAAGTAGACCCCGGCTTCCTGCAGGCGATCGGTGAATGCAGTTCCTCGACGGCCACGGGTGGCACGGTTGCCGAAGGGCAGCCGGAGATGCTCGTGCGCGAACAGCCGGAAGCCGGTCTTGTCGGCCGCGAGACCAAGCGGGAAGAGACGGCCGGCCATGATAGGCCCCGCTTGACGCGGCAGAAGCGTTCTCCAGAGGAGCTCTTGGAGTTGGCACGAGAAGTGGACGCTGAGCATCGTGCCGCTCACCAGAAGCCGATTTCGGCGGACACGCTTCGTGTTCGGTTGAGCATAGGTGCGACTCAGGCACGGCACCTGGTCAAGGCCGTGCGCTCCGAGTTTCAGGCGCGGACCGACGGCGATCAGAAATTGGGCAGCGTCCCACGAGACGCCGAGCGAGTCAGCGCCGTGGCCGCCTGA
- a CDS encoding IS701 family transposase, whose product MAASWTVVDDRVARWRAGFDELFALVAGRFAQAGSRRRARLYLLGLLSGAERKNSWTIAEQAGDLSPDGMQRLLNFYRWDAGVVRDGLRRYVLDNLGDPAGVVVADETGFLKKGTRSAGVQRQYSGTAGRIENCQLGVFLTYVSPRGRALSDRELYLPRSWTGDPDRCGRAGIGEQVEFATKPQQARHMLERLLAEHGQQALPWFTADEAYGDNPRLRAWLDDQDINYVMAISRDHRFGTATGPRRADDLATAAPKRGWQRLSCGEGSKGERLYDWLLIDPGTPGGHLLLVRRSISAPGELAYYVCRSTTPVPVAELVRVAGSRWAVEETFQLARNEAGLDHYQVRKHDAWYRHITLSMLAAAFLAVTAHREHQRDTEKGAKRSAANR is encoded by the coding sequence GTGGCCGCGTCATGGACTGTAGTTGATGATCGTGTTGCTCGGTGGCGGGCGGGGTTCGATGAGTTGTTCGCGCTGGTAGCGGGCCGGTTTGCGCAGGCGGGCTCGCGGCGTCGGGCGCGGCTGTATCTGCTGGGGCTGCTCTCGGGCGCGGAGCGGAAGAACTCGTGGACGATCGCGGAGCAGGCCGGGGACCTGTCGCCGGATGGGATGCAGCGGCTGCTGAACTTCTACCGGTGGGACGCCGGCGTGGTTCGCGACGGTCTGCGCCGCTACGTGCTGGACAATCTGGGTGATCCGGCCGGTGTGGTGGTCGCTGATGAGACGGGATTCCTCAAGAAGGGCACCAGATCGGCGGGTGTGCAGAGGCAGTATTCGGGCACGGCCGGGCGGATCGAGAACTGCCAACTGGGCGTGTTCTTGACCTACGTGTCACCGCGCGGGCGGGCGCTGAGCGATCGGGAGCTTTACCTGCCGCGCTCCTGGACCGGTGATCCGGACCGGTGTGGGCGGGCCGGAATCGGCGAGCAGGTCGAGTTCGCCACCAAGCCCCAGCAGGCCCGGCACATGCTGGAGCGCCTGCTGGCCGAGCACGGCCAGCAGGCGCTGCCGTGGTTCACCGCGGACGAGGCCTATGGCGACAACCCCCGACTACGCGCCTGGCTCGACGACCAGGACATCAACTACGTCATGGCCATCTCCCGCGACCACCGATTCGGCACCGCAACCGGACCCCGGCGGGCCGACGACCTCGCCACGGCGGCACCGAAACGCGGCTGGCAGCGCCTGTCCTGCGGCGAAGGCAGCAAGGGTGAACGCCTCTACGACTGGCTGCTCATCGACCCCGGCACGCCCGGCGGGCACCTGCTGCTGGTGCGCCGCTCGATCTCCGCACCCGGCGAGTTGGCCTACTACGTCTGCCGCAGCACCACCCCGGTGCCGGTCGCCGAGCTCGTTCGTGTCGCGGGATCCCGCTGGGCGGTGGAGGAAACCTTCCAGCTCGCCAGGAACGAAGCCGGGCTGGACCACTACCAGGTCCGCAAGCACGACGCCTGGTACCGGCACATCACGCTGTCCATGCTGGCGGCCGCATTCCTCGCCGTCACCGCTCACCGCGAACACCAACGCGACACCGAAAAAGGGGCGAAACGCTCGGCGGCGAACCGCTGA
- a CDS encoding DUF3732 domain-containing protein, with the protein MEAELDPNEEREQLTSRLVTISHDMTTWAEYLQLEHHGQSVRLDLNRLTVVTDTEHGPATLSRIGSGENWIGYHLVTHLALHRYFVRQDRPVPRLLMLDQPTQVWYRSEVDQNTGTPGRDTDREAVNRLFRLIYDVVAELAPKMQVIVCDHAYLVDDWFQDSVKHNWRGGEKLIPLEWINGTTLS; encoded by the coding sequence CTGGAAGCGGAACTCGACCCCAACGAGGAACGCGAACAACTCACTTCACGTCTCGTCACGATCAGCCACGACATGACCACGTGGGCCGAGTACCTACAACTGGAACACCACGGCCAGAGCGTCCGCCTCGACCTCAACCGCCTGACCGTAGTCACAGACACCGAACACGGCCCGGCGACTTTGTCTCGGATCGGCAGCGGCGAGAACTGGATCGGCTACCACCTCGTCACCCACCTCGCTCTGCACCGATACTTCGTCCGACAGGACCGACCAGTACCGCGACTGCTCATGCTTGATCAGCCCACCCAGGTTTGGTACCGCTCCGAAGTCGACCAGAACACCGGAACTCCCGGACGCGACACGGACCGCGAAGCGGTCAACCGACTGTTCCGCCTGATCTACGATGTCGTCGCTGAACTCGCTCCGAAGATGCAGGTGATCGTCTGCGATCATGCCTACCTCGTCGATGACTGGTTCCAAGACTCCGTGAAGCACAACTGGCGAGGCGGCGAGAAGCTCATCCCTCTCGAATGGATCAATGGAACGACCCTCTCGTAA
- a CDS encoding IS3 family transposase (programmed frameshift), whose translation MTRRTRYSREFRERAVALVFEQVGQHSSQWEAICSVAAKLNVSGETVRKWVRQAEVDVGTRPGTSGEESAELKRLRRENAELRRANEILKAASGFLREGARPSTATLVTFITEHKDRFGVEPICTVLTEFGIKIAPSTYYAALNRLKSERELRDAELMREIQRVYDENYRVYGAWKIWRQLKRDGVMVGRGRVERLMRRLGIAGAARGKTVRTTISDLDGARASDLVKRRFTAGAPNRLWVADFTYVATWAGTVYTAFALDAFSRKIVGWCCSMSKETDLVLDAIDMGLHHRNYQRVTGEDKLIHHSGAGSHYTSFRFTQHLIDAGIDASIGTIGDALDNALAESTIGLCKTELIKPQGPWHTKNEVEITTAAWVEWYNDRRLHEACGYRPPTEFETLYELGDLTSLVA comes from the exons ATGACCCGGAGGACGAGGTACTCGCGTGAGTTCCGTGAGCGTGCGGTGGCGTTGGTGTTTGAGCAGGTCGGGCAGCATTCGTCGCAGTGGGAGGCGATCTGTTCGGTCGCGGCGAAGCTGAACGTGTCGGGTGAGACCGTGCGCAAGTGGGTGCGCCAGGCCGAGGTCGACGTGGGCACGCGGCCGGGCACCTCCGGTGAGGAATCGGCCGAGTTGAAGCGGCTGCGCCGGGAAAACGCGGAGCTGCGTCGGGCTAACGAGATTTTGAAGGCCGCATCGG GCTTTCTTCGCGAGGGAGCTCGACCCTCGACCGCCACGCTCGTAACGTTCATTACGGAACATAAGGACCGGTTCGGAGTCGAGCCGATCTGTACCGTGCTGACCGAATTCGGTATCAAGATCGCTCCGTCTACCTACTATGCCGCGCTCAACCGCCTGAAGTCTGAGCGTGAGCTCCGCGATGCGGAATTAATGAGAGAAATCCAACGAGTGTATGACGAGAACTATCGTGTTTATGGTGCCTGGAAAATCTGGCGCCAGCTCAAGCGTGACGGTGTCATGGTGGGGCGGGGCCGGGTGGAACGGCTGATGCGTCGCCTGGGTATCGCCGGGGCGGCGCGCGGGAAGACCGTGCGCACGACGATCTCCGATCTCGACGGTGCGCGGGCCTCGGACCTGGTGAAACGCCGGTTCACGGCCGGCGCCCCGAACCGGTTGTGGGTGGCCGACTTCACCTACGTCGCCACCTGGGCCGGCACCGTGTACACCGCCTTCGCCCTCGACGCCTTCTCCCGCAAAATCGTGGGCTGGTGCTGCAGCATGTCCAAGGAAACCGACCTGGTTCTCGACGCCATCGACATGGGGCTGCACCATCGCAACTATCAGCGAGTGACGGGCGAAGATAAACTGATCCACCATTCCGGCGCAGGGAGTCACTACACTTCTTTCCGGTTCACCCAGCATCTTATCGATGCCGGTATCGACGCGTCAATCGGCACCATCGGCGACGCGCTCGACAACGCTCTCGCGGAATCCACGATCGGACTCTGCAAAACCGAGTTGATCAAACCACAAGGGCCATGGCATACTAAGAACGAAGTCGAGATCACCACCGCCGCATGGGTCGAATGGTACAACGATCGGCGGCTTCATGAGGCCTGTGGCTACCGGCCACCGACCGAGTTCGAGACCCTGTACGAATTGGGCGACCTGACCAGCTTGGTCGCCTGA
- a CDS encoding SDR family NAD(P)-dependent oxidoreductase, with the protein MEIEGLRSRLLNGEQRPSANDWLHEVRWRTLSTVPAPAMQRPQRWLVIGDDLPLRDRLPGVVDTELGDINDTLGVIFTAYGEHACSELADLVRTLDSRVGATRLWIITRGSQAVSESDTVPYPEAATLWGLVRTVMVEHPTLGATAIDLPEDPTETDLAALVNELALDLGEHQIALREGRRYAARLTTYPSPAATTPQPGPGQVRIEVTSTSGDHGLSSCVGTVTDVGPDVRTPARGDIVLAMAVTSVGSSVLTEAALTVPMPHGLTPVEAVTLPHTYVPALYGLRDLARLRPGETVLIHPPTAPQAIAAMHVARLLDATVAASPPDTVEERALLGWAGISEPSDHVDVVFTTTGAAVPNGGRCVQLGGQVPSTWPPNISYHRVDVTSLPAQDLSALLHEVLALVHRGELQPLPSKQTTTRVSVGIAQREPACVITGGLGDLGVVVADLLIDRGARHLLLIGRSPTPDHRTATLNRWRDRGVDVEYHSLDVADEPALRTLMNRPIRGVVHAAGIGSHTPVAELTADEIREVLRPKLQGATALHHVLADRPLDFFVLFSSAAAVLPSPLLGAYAAANAWLDALALHRCARGLPTLSIGWGFWEAGMAVRLNGQRQLRVPSGLASFTPERGAAMLGQLLDRGVNGHVVVTPADWPTYAHTYPDRATRSLLTELAPPLDQDVHTRHARSTPTPEQAPPAGDRQAHTVNTPESRNQVGQLIADVLRLSTESLDHRRPLKKLGMDSLMAAEIRTRVKNQYGVDIPILYLLKGASIDDVAATLSQ; encoded by the coding sequence ATGGAGATCGAGGGATTGCGTTCTCGCCTGCTCAACGGAGAACAACGTCCTTCTGCCAACGACTGGCTACACGAAGTGCGATGGCGCACACTTTCCACTGTGCCGGCTCCCGCCATGCAACGACCACAACGATGGCTGGTGATCGGTGACGATCTCCCGCTGCGCGACCGTCTTCCCGGCGTTGTCGACACTGAGCTCGGCGACATCAACGACACGCTCGGCGTCATTTTCACAGCGTACGGTGAACATGCCTGCTCCGAGCTGGCGGATCTGGTCAGAACACTCGACAGCAGAGTCGGTGCGACCCGCCTGTGGATAATCACCCGAGGCAGCCAAGCCGTCAGCGAATCCGACACCGTACCCTATCCCGAAGCCGCAACACTGTGGGGTCTTGTTCGGACAGTAATGGTCGAGCACCCCACGCTTGGTGCGACCGCGATCGACCTACCGGAGGACCCCACAGAGACAGACCTCGCCGCGCTGGTAAACGAACTGGCACTCGACCTCGGTGAGCACCAGATCGCGCTGAGGGAAGGTCGACGATACGCCGCCCGCCTCACGACATACCCTTCGCCCGCTGCAACCACGCCGCAGCCGGGACCCGGACAGGTACGCATCGAGGTGACGAGCACGAGCGGCGATCATGGATTGTCCAGCTGCGTGGGCACCGTCACCGACGTCGGCCCCGACGTCCGCACGCCTGCACGAGGAGACATCGTCCTCGCCATGGCGGTCACATCTGTCGGTTCGTCCGTTCTGACAGAGGCCGCTCTTACGGTTCCGATGCCGCACGGACTCACTCCCGTCGAAGCAGTGACCCTCCCGCACACCTACGTACCCGCTCTATACGGACTGAGAGACCTCGCGCGGCTACGCCCCGGCGAAACGGTCCTGATCCATCCCCCGACAGCGCCTCAGGCGATCGCCGCAATGCACGTTGCCCGTCTGCTAGACGCGACCGTAGCGGCCTCACCCCCTGACACAGTCGAGGAACGAGCTCTGCTCGGCTGGGCGGGAATCAGTGAACCAAGTGATCACGTGGATGTTGTGTTCACCACGACCGGCGCTGCGGTCCCCAACGGAGGACGGTGTGTCCAGCTCGGCGGGCAGGTCCCGTCCACGTGGCCACCTAACATCTCCTACCACCGGGTCGACGTCACGTCCCTGCCAGCCCAGGATCTCAGCGCCCTGCTCCACGAGGTGCTGGCACTGGTGCACCGAGGCGAACTTCAACCACTCCCGTCCAAACAAACCACCACACGAGTGTCGGTCGGCATCGCCCAGCGCGAACCCGCATGCGTCATCACCGGCGGACTGGGGGACCTCGGTGTCGTGGTCGCCGACCTGTTGATCGATCGTGGCGCTCGCCATCTTCTCCTCATCGGTCGCAGCCCCACGCCGGATCACCGGACAGCAACGTTGAATCGGTGGCGTGACAGAGGCGTCGACGTCGAATACCACTCGCTCGACGTCGCCGACGAACCCGCACTCCGTACGCTCATGAATCGCCCCATCCGAGGCGTCGTACACGCCGCAGGCATTGGCAGCCACACACCTGTCGCCGAGCTGACCGCTGACGAGATCCGCGAGGTTCTTCGCCCGAAACTTCAAGGTGCCACCGCGCTACACCACGTTCTCGCGGACCGGCCACTCGACTTCTTCGTGCTGTTCTCCTCAGCGGCCGCGGTACTCCCATCGCCATTGCTCGGTGCCTACGCCGCAGCGAACGCATGGCTCGACGCACTCGCGTTGCACCGGTGCGCGCGCGGCCTGCCGACGCTCAGCATCGGCTGGGGTTTCTGGGAGGCAGGCATGGCGGTCCGGCTCAACGGTCAACGGCAACTTCGTGTCCCATCAGGACTGGCCAGCTTCACTCCGGAACGTGGCGCTGCCATGCTCGGACAACTACTTGACCGAGGCGTCAATGGCCACGTCGTCGTAACCCCAGCCGACTGGCCTACCTACGCCCACACCTATCCCGACCGCGCCACCCGCAGCCTGCTCACCGAACTGGCACCGCCCCTCGACCAAGACGTACACACTCGCCACGCACGCAGCACACCAACACCCGAGCAGGCACCACCCGCAGGAGACAGACAAGCTCACACCGTCAACACGCCGGAGAGCCGCAATCAAGTCGGCCAACTCATCGCTGACGTGCTGAGACTCTCAACCGAAAGCCTCGACCACCGTCGCCCACTCAAAAAGCTGGGAATGGACTCGCTCATGGCCGCGGAGATTCGAACCCGCGTCAAGAACCAGTACGGCGTTGATATACCCATTCTGTACCTGCTGAAAGGGGCTTCAATCGACGATGTGGCAGCAACACTGTCGCAGTAG